From the genome of Streptomyces sp. NBC_01116, one region includes:
- a CDS encoding adenylosuccinate lyase, producing MDEEFRSLMDRLEPEAAGSPQYALLVAAEDPEELARVLVEPHRPLWAREMAAFRLGCAGDRRAFEALVLLLNHRDPERCVSAAHALARLGDPRTPRAAAALATNTLRTAYALHPVRLLADLRAPESVPALVATLQRLLAPGDPHWRVALACVEGLGRLADEEARPVLTAALPHPRLGTAAAEALRRLPGE from the coding sequence ATGGATGAGGAGTTCCGTTCACTCATGGACCGGCTGGAACCCGAGGCGGCCGGGTCGCCGCAGTACGCCCTGCTCGTCGCCGCCGAGGACCCCGAGGAGCTGGCCCGGGTCCTGGTCGAACCGCACCGCCCGCTCTGGGCCCGCGAGATGGCCGCCTTCCGGCTCGGCTGCGCGGGCGACCGTCGCGCCTTCGAGGCGCTGGTGCTGCTGCTCAACCACCGCGACCCCGAACGCTGCGTCTCCGCCGCCCACGCCCTGGCCCGGCTGGGCGACCCCCGCACCCCGAGGGCGGCCGCCGCCCTCGCCACCAACACCCTGCGCACCGCCTACGCCCTGCACCCGGTGCGCCTGCTCGCCGACCTGCGGGCCCCCGAGTCGGTCCCCGCCCTGGTCGCCACCCTCCAGCGCCTGCTGGCCCCCGGTGATCCGCACTGGCGCGTCGCCCTCGCCTGCGTCGAGGGCCTCGGCCGCCTCGCCGACGAAGAGGCCCGCCCGGTCCTCACGGCGGCCCTGCCGCACCCGCGCCTCGGCACGGCCGCGGCGGAGGCGCTCAGGAGGCTGCCGGGGGAGTGA
- a CDS encoding alpha/beta hydrolase, with protein MTKRAGILVAVGATVAGLLSAAPAPAAGTAASAPPAPKPKWTDCPTDSYPTLQCAKVGAPLDHRHPSGRQITLALSRVPHTAKTFQGPLLVNPGGPGGSGLSMAGFVASSLPKKVAAQYDVIGFDPRGVGRSTPALNCLPGHFDPVRPDSVPDSARSERINRDRARSFAEACGEKHGDVLPYMDTVSAAKDLDVIRRALGSRQINYFGYSYGTYLGAVYAKLYPERVRRLVLDSVVDPDDVWYEGNLGQDHAFDDRHKAFAAWVAKNDAAYGLGSDPAEVEAAWYRMRADVAREPAGGTVGASELEDTFVPGGYYNGYWPYLAEAFAAYVENGDAEALVEVYENFGAVDASGENGYSVYAAVQCRDAGWPEHWSTWRNDSRRIHEKAPFMTWNNTWYNAPCANWPVAPLHPAPVNNRQLPPALILQATDDAATPYGGAVSMHRKLTGSSLVVEEGGGNHGITLSGNDCLDKHLAAYLTDGTVPRGRGEVDAVCAALPDPEPLPAEKAAAQSVDNSEGSRLHGLLGFRR; from the coding sequence ATGACGAAACGTGCAGGAATTCTGGTCGCCGTCGGTGCGACCGTCGCCGGTCTGCTGAGCGCCGCACCCGCGCCGGCCGCCGGCACCGCGGCGAGCGCGCCGCCCGCCCCGAAGCCGAAGTGGACCGACTGCCCGACCGACAGCTACCCGACGCTCCAGTGCGCGAAGGTCGGAGCCCCGCTGGACCACCGCCACCCCTCGGGCCGTCAGATCACGCTCGCCCTGTCCCGCGTCCCGCACACCGCGAAGACCTTCCAGGGCCCGCTGCTGGTCAACCCGGGCGGCCCCGGCGGCAGCGGCCTGTCGATGGCCGGGTTCGTGGCGTCCTCGCTGCCGAAGAAGGTCGCGGCCCAGTACGACGTGATCGGCTTCGACCCGCGCGGGGTCGGCAGGAGCACCCCGGCCCTGAACTGCCTGCCCGGACACTTCGATCCGGTGCGCCCGGACTCGGTGCCGGACTCCGCCCGTTCGGAGCGGATCAACCGCGACCGGGCGCGGTCGTTCGCCGAGGCCTGCGGGGAGAAGCACGGCGACGTGCTGCCGTACATGGACACGGTCAGCGCCGCCAAGGACCTCGACGTGATCCGTCGGGCGCTGGGCTCCCGGCAGATCAACTACTTCGGCTACTCCTACGGCACCTACCTCGGCGCGGTCTACGCCAAGCTGTACCCGGAACGCGTGCGCCGCCTCGTCCTGGACTCGGTCGTCGACCCGGACGACGTCTGGTACGAGGGCAACCTCGGCCAGGACCACGCGTTCGACGACCGCCACAAGGCGTTCGCCGCCTGGGTCGCGAAGAACGACGCCGCGTACGGCCTGGGCAGCGACCCGGCCGAGGTCGAGGCGGCCTGGTACCGGATGCGGGCGGACGTGGCGCGGGAGCCGGCGGGCGGCACGGTCGGCGCGAGCGAGCTGGAGGACACCTTCGTCCCCGGCGGGTACTACAACGGCTACTGGCCCTACCTCGCCGAGGCGTTCGCCGCGTACGTCGAGAACGGGGACGCCGAGGCGCTGGTCGAGGTGTACGAGAACTTCGGCGCGGTCGACGCGAGCGGCGAGAACGGCTACTCGGTCTACGCGGCCGTCCAGTGCCGCGACGCCGGCTGGCCCGAGCACTGGAGCACCTGGCGCAACGACAGCCGCCGGATCCACGAGAAGGCGCCGTTCATGACCTGGAACAACACCTGGTACAACGCACCGTGCGCGAACTGGCCGGTGGCGCCGCTGCACCCGGCCCCGGTGAACAACCGTCAGCTGCCCCCGGCGCTGATCCTCCAGGCCACGGACGACGCGGCCACCCCGTACGGCGGCGCGGTCAGCATGCACCGCAAGCTCACGGGCTCCAGCCTGGTCGTGGAGGAGGGCGGCGGCAACCACGGCATCACGCTGAGCGGCAACGACTGCCTGGACAAGCACCTGGCGGCGTATCTGACCGACGGCACGGTCCCGCGCGGCCGGGGCGAGGTGGACGCGGTCTGCGCCGCCCTCCCGGACCCGGAGCCGCTGCCCGCCGAGAAGGCGGCGGCCCAGTCCGTGGACAACAGCGAGGGCAGCCGCCTGCACGGCCTGCTCGGCTTCCGCCGCTGA